One genomic segment of Tubulanus polymorphus chromosome 4, tnTubPoly1.2, whole genome shotgun sequence includes these proteins:
- the LOC141904722 gene encoding glutamine--fructose-6-phosphate aminotransferase [isomerizing] 1-like isoform X3, with protein MCGIFAYLNYKTPATRRTIIEILVNGLKRMEYRGYDSAGIAIDDSAGKDAGIHLFKARGKIAALDEMVNTQNEFDFDVLFDVHVGIAHTRWATHGEPNAVNSHPQRSNKTNDFVVVHNGIITNHKDIKLFLQKQGFEFESDTDTEVIPKLAKHLYDSHINANLSFRELVEMVIQQLEGAFSLAFKSCHYPGQCVATRRGSPLLIGVKSAVRLATDHIPIMYSKDLRMNDEVNTAHLARSDSTTELTPMGEAKEIEYFFASDASAIIEHTNQVIFLEDDDVAAVVDGSLSIHRIKRSHNVNESAVREVTTLKTQIQEIMKGNYSSFMQKEIFEQPESVVNTMRGRLNLETYEVILGGIKSYISEIRRCRRLLFIACGTSYHSALATRQLLEELTELPVIVELASDFLDRSTPIFRDDVCFFISQSGETADTLMALRYCKGRGALIVGVTNTVGSGISRESHCGIHINAGPEIGVASTKAYTSQFISIVLFGLMMCEDKISMQERRKVIIEGLKKLPDLINTVLKMDDEIHSLAQELYTQRSLLVMGRGYNYATCLEGALKIKELTYMHSEGILAGELKHGPLALIDKAMPVLMIATRDNVYKKCVNAIEQVRARNGKPIIIGNNEDNETKALAYKYLQVPHTVDCLQGILTVIPMQLLSFHIAVLRGYDVDCPRNLAKSVTVE; from the exons GAATATTTGCGTATTTGAATTATAAAACACCAGCTACAAGACGAACTATAATAGAGATATTAGTGAATGGACTTAAGCGGATGGAATATCGTGGATATGATTCAGCTG GTATCGCTATTGATGACAGTGCGGGAAAAGACGCAGGGATACATCTGTTTAAAGCGCGTGGAAAAATTGCTGCCCTCGATGAAATGGTTAATA CACAAAACGAGTTTGATTTCGATGTTTTATTTGATGTTCATGTTGGAATAGCTCATACACGATGGGCAACTCATGGAGAACCAAACGCTGTTAATAGTCATCCTCAACGTTCCAATAAAACCAATG attttgttgttgttcatAATGGAATCATTACTAATCATAAGGatatcaaattgtttttg CAAAAGCAaggttttgaatttgaatctgaTACAGATACTGAAGTTATACCTAAACTTGCAAAACATTTGTATGATTCTCATATCAACGCTAATTTAAGTTTCCGAGAGCTTGTTGAGATGGTTATTCAACAGTTG GAAGGGGCGTTTTCACTGGCATTTAAAAGCTGTCATTATCCTGGGCAGTGTGTCGCTACAAG ACGAGGAAGTCCATTGTTGATTGGTGTAAAAAGTGCAGTACGTTTGGCTACAGATCATATTCCTATTATGTACAGTAAAG ATTTAAGAATGAATGATGAAGTGAATACAGCTCATTTAGCAAGGTCCGATAGTACTACAGAACTGACTCCGATGGGTGAAGCTAAAGagatagaatatttttttgcatCTGATGCCAG TGCTATTATAGAACATACGAATCAGGTGATCTTTCTGGAGGATGATGATGTAGCAGCTGTTGTAGATGGAAGTTTATCAATTCACCGAATAAAGAGAAGCCATAATGTGAATGAGTCAGCTGTACGTGAAGTAACTACTCTCAAAACTCAAATACAGGAAATCATGAAAG GAAACTACAGTTCATTCAtgcaaaaagaaatatttgagCAGCCAGAATCAGTTGTAAATACAATGAGAGGAAGATTAAATTTAGAGACATATGAAGTCATTCTCGGCGGAATCAAATCTTACATCAGTGAAATCCGCAGATGTAGACGATTGTTATTCATTGCATGTGGTACAAGTTATCACAGTGCTCTTGCG ACGCGTCAGCTACTAGAGGAGCTCACTGAATTACCAGTTATTGTTGAATTAGCCAGTGATTTCTTAGATAGAAGTACTCCTATATTCCGTGATGATGTCTGCTTTTTTATCAGTCAATCAG GTGAAACAGCCGACACACTGATGGCTCTGAGATATTGTAAAGGTCGCGGGGCTTTGATAGTAGGAGTTACAAATACAGTAGGAAGTGGAATCAGCCGTGAATCACATTGTGGTATACATATCAATGCTGGACCTGAGATTGGTGTTGCTAGTACTAAA GCTTACACTAGTCAATTCATATCGATAGTACTGTTTGGATTAATGATGTGTGAAGATAAAATTTCAATGCAAGAACGTCGTAAAGTAATCATCGAAGGATTGAAAAAACTACCGGATTTGATCAATACTGTTTTAAAGATGGACgatgaaattcattcattggCTCAAGAGCTTTATACCCAACGCAGTTTATTGGTAATGGGACGAGGGTATAACTATGCTACATGTCTGGAGGGAGCCCTA AAAATCAAGGAATTAACATACATGCATTCAGAAGGGATTCTTGCCGGAGAACTTAAACATGGACCTTTAGCTCTGATAGATAAAGCAATGCCAGTATTGATGATAGCTACACGAGACAATGTTTATAAG AAATGTGTCAATGCCATAGAACAGGTTCGGGCCAGAAAT GGTAAACCCATTATTATAGGTAACAATGAGGACAATGAAACTAAGGCATTGGCttataaatatttacaagTACCTCACACAGTTGACTGTTTACAGGGTATACTCACTGTTATACCGATGCAACTACTATCTTTCCATATTGCTGTACTACGTGGATATGAT GTTGATTGTCCTCGAAATTTGGCCAAATCAGTAACGGTTGAATAG
- the LOC141904722 gene encoding glutamine--fructose-6-phosphate aminotransferase [isomerizing] 1-like isoform X1 has product MCGIFAYLNYKTPATRRTIIEILVNGLKRMEYRGYDSAGIAIDDSAGKDAGIHLFKARGKIAALDEMVNTQNEFDFDVLFDVHVGIAHTRWATHGEPNAVNSHPQRSNKTNDFVVVHNGIITNHKDIKLFLQKQGFEFESDTDTEVIPKLAKHLYDSHINANLSFRELVEMVIQQLEGAFSLAFKSCHYPGQCVATRRGSPLLIGVKSAVRLATDHIPIMYSKAHHCKDKDVDIKPGSEKDLRMNDEVNTAHLARSDSTTELTPMGEAKEIEYFFASDASAIIEHTNQVIFLEDDDVAAVVDGSLSIHRIKRSHNVNESAVREVTTLKTQIQEIMKGNYSSFMQKEIFEQPESVVNTMRGRLNLETYEVILGGIKSYISEIRRCRRLLFIACGTSYHSALATRQLLEELTELPVIVELASDFLDRSTPIFRDDVCFFISQSGETADTLMALRYCKGRGALIVGVTNTVGSGISRESHCGIHINAGPEIGVASTKAYTSQFISIVLFGLMMCEDKISMQERRKVIIEGLKKLPDLINTVLKMDDEIHSLAQELYTQRSLLVMGRGYNYATCLEGALKIKELTYMHSEGILAGELKHGPLALIDKAMPVLMIATRDNVYKKCVNAIEQVRARNGKPIIIGNNEDNETKALAYKYLQVPHTVDCLQGILTVIPMQLLSFHIAVLRGYDVDCPRNLAKSVTVE; this is encoded by the exons GAATATTTGCGTATTTGAATTATAAAACACCAGCTACAAGACGAACTATAATAGAGATATTAGTGAATGGACTTAAGCGGATGGAATATCGTGGATATGATTCAGCTG GTATCGCTATTGATGACAGTGCGGGAAAAGACGCAGGGATACATCTGTTTAAAGCGCGTGGAAAAATTGCTGCCCTCGATGAAATGGTTAATA CACAAAACGAGTTTGATTTCGATGTTTTATTTGATGTTCATGTTGGAATAGCTCATACACGATGGGCAACTCATGGAGAACCAAACGCTGTTAATAGTCATCCTCAACGTTCCAATAAAACCAATG attttgttgttgttcatAATGGAATCATTACTAATCATAAGGatatcaaattgtttttg CAAAAGCAaggttttgaatttgaatctgaTACAGATACTGAAGTTATACCTAAACTTGCAAAACATTTGTATGATTCTCATATCAACGCTAATTTAAGTTTCCGAGAGCTTGTTGAGATGGTTATTCAACAGTTG GAAGGGGCGTTTTCACTGGCATTTAAAAGCTGTCATTATCCTGGGCAGTGTGTCGCTACAAG ACGAGGAAGTCCATTGTTGATTGGTGTAAAAAGTGCAGTACGTTTGGCTACAGATCATATTCCTATTATGTACAGTAAAG CCCATCATTGCAAAGATAAAG ACGTTGACATAAAACCGGGATCAGAAAAAG ATTTAAGAATGAATGATGAAGTGAATACAGCTCATTTAGCAAGGTCCGATAGTACTACAGAACTGACTCCGATGGGTGAAGCTAAAGagatagaatatttttttgcatCTGATGCCAG TGCTATTATAGAACATACGAATCAGGTGATCTTTCTGGAGGATGATGATGTAGCAGCTGTTGTAGATGGAAGTTTATCAATTCACCGAATAAAGAGAAGCCATAATGTGAATGAGTCAGCTGTACGTGAAGTAACTACTCTCAAAACTCAAATACAGGAAATCATGAAAG GAAACTACAGTTCATTCAtgcaaaaagaaatatttgagCAGCCAGAATCAGTTGTAAATACAATGAGAGGAAGATTAAATTTAGAGACATATGAAGTCATTCTCGGCGGAATCAAATCTTACATCAGTGAAATCCGCAGATGTAGACGATTGTTATTCATTGCATGTGGTACAAGTTATCACAGTGCTCTTGCG ACGCGTCAGCTACTAGAGGAGCTCACTGAATTACCAGTTATTGTTGAATTAGCCAGTGATTTCTTAGATAGAAGTACTCCTATATTCCGTGATGATGTCTGCTTTTTTATCAGTCAATCAG GTGAAACAGCCGACACACTGATGGCTCTGAGATATTGTAAAGGTCGCGGGGCTTTGATAGTAGGAGTTACAAATACAGTAGGAAGTGGAATCAGCCGTGAATCACATTGTGGTATACATATCAATGCTGGACCTGAGATTGGTGTTGCTAGTACTAAA GCTTACACTAGTCAATTCATATCGATAGTACTGTTTGGATTAATGATGTGTGAAGATAAAATTTCAATGCAAGAACGTCGTAAAGTAATCATCGAAGGATTGAAAAAACTACCGGATTTGATCAATACTGTTTTAAAGATGGACgatgaaattcattcattggCTCAAGAGCTTTATACCCAACGCAGTTTATTGGTAATGGGACGAGGGTATAACTATGCTACATGTCTGGAGGGAGCCCTA AAAATCAAGGAATTAACATACATGCATTCAGAAGGGATTCTTGCCGGAGAACTTAAACATGGACCTTTAGCTCTGATAGATAAAGCAATGCCAGTATTGATGATAGCTACACGAGACAATGTTTATAAG AAATGTGTCAATGCCATAGAACAGGTTCGGGCCAGAAAT GGTAAACCCATTATTATAGGTAACAATGAGGACAATGAAACTAAGGCATTGGCttataaatatttacaagTACCTCACACAGTTGACTGTTTACAGGGTATACTCACTGTTATACCGATGCAACTACTATCTTTCCATATTGCTGTACTACGTGGATATGAT GTTGATTGTCCTCGAAATTTGGCCAAATCAGTAACGGTTGAATAG
- the LOC141904722 gene encoding glutamine--fructose-6-phosphate aminotransferase [isomerizing] 1-like isoform X2 yields the protein MCGIFAYLNYKTPATRRTIIEILVNGLKRMEYRGYDSAGIAIDDSAGKDAGIHLFKARGKIAALDEMVNTQNEFDFDVLFDVHVGIAHTRWATHGEPNAVNSHPQRSNKTNDFVVVHNGIITNHKDIKLFLQKQGFEFESDTDTEVIPKLAKHLYDSHINANLSFRELVEMVIQQLEGAFSLAFKSCHYPGQCVATRRGSPLLIGVKSAVRLATDHIPIMYSKAHHCKDKDLRMNDEVNTAHLARSDSTTELTPMGEAKEIEYFFASDASAIIEHTNQVIFLEDDDVAAVVDGSLSIHRIKRSHNVNESAVREVTTLKTQIQEIMKGNYSSFMQKEIFEQPESVVNTMRGRLNLETYEVILGGIKSYISEIRRCRRLLFIACGTSYHSALATRQLLEELTELPVIVELASDFLDRSTPIFRDDVCFFISQSGETADTLMALRYCKGRGALIVGVTNTVGSGISRESHCGIHINAGPEIGVASTKAYTSQFISIVLFGLMMCEDKISMQERRKVIIEGLKKLPDLINTVLKMDDEIHSLAQELYTQRSLLVMGRGYNYATCLEGALKIKELTYMHSEGILAGELKHGPLALIDKAMPVLMIATRDNVYKKCVNAIEQVRARNGKPIIIGNNEDNETKALAYKYLQVPHTVDCLQGILTVIPMQLLSFHIAVLRGYDVDCPRNLAKSVTVE from the exons GAATATTTGCGTATTTGAATTATAAAACACCAGCTACAAGACGAACTATAATAGAGATATTAGTGAATGGACTTAAGCGGATGGAATATCGTGGATATGATTCAGCTG GTATCGCTATTGATGACAGTGCGGGAAAAGACGCAGGGATACATCTGTTTAAAGCGCGTGGAAAAATTGCTGCCCTCGATGAAATGGTTAATA CACAAAACGAGTTTGATTTCGATGTTTTATTTGATGTTCATGTTGGAATAGCTCATACACGATGGGCAACTCATGGAGAACCAAACGCTGTTAATAGTCATCCTCAACGTTCCAATAAAACCAATG attttgttgttgttcatAATGGAATCATTACTAATCATAAGGatatcaaattgtttttg CAAAAGCAaggttttgaatttgaatctgaTACAGATACTGAAGTTATACCTAAACTTGCAAAACATTTGTATGATTCTCATATCAACGCTAATTTAAGTTTCCGAGAGCTTGTTGAGATGGTTATTCAACAGTTG GAAGGGGCGTTTTCACTGGCATTTAAAAGCTGTCATTATCCTGGGCAGTGTGTCGCTACAAG ACGAGGAAGTCCATTGTTGATTGGTGTAAAAAGTGCAGTACGTTTGGCTACAGATCATATTCCTATTATGTACAGTAAAG CCCATCATTGCAAAGATAAAG ATTTAAGAATGAATGATGAAGTGAATACAGCTCATTTAGCAAGGTCCGATAGTACTACAGAACTGACTCCGATGGGTGAAGCTAAAGagatagaatatttttttgcatCTGATGCCAG TGCTATTATAGAACATACGAATCAGGTGATCTTTCTGGAGGATGATGATGTAGCAGCTGTTGTAGATGGAAGTTTATCAATTCACCGAATAAAGAGAAGCCATAATGTGAATGAGTCAGCTGTACGTGAAGTAACTACTCTCAAAACTCAAATACAGGAAATCATGAAAG GAAACTACAGTTCATTCAtgcaaaaagaaatatttgagCAGCCAGAATCAGTTGTAAATACAATGAGAGGAAGATTAAATTTAGAGACATATGAAGTCATTCTCGGCGGAATCAAATCTTACATCAGTGAAATCCGCAGATGTAGACGATTGTTATTCATTGCATGTGGTACAAGTTATCACAGTGCTCTTGCG ACGCGTCAGCTACTAGAGGAGCTCACTGAATTACCAGTTATTGTTGAATTAGCCAGTGATTTCTTAGATAGAAGTACTCCTATATTCCGTGATGATGTCTGCTTTTTTATCAGTCAATCAG GTGAAACAGCCGACACACTGATGGCTCTGAGATATTGTAAAGGTCGCGGGGCTTTGATAGTAGGAGTTACAAATACAGTAGGAAGTGGAATCAGCCGTGAATCACATTGTGGTATACATATCAATGCTGGACCTGAGATTGGTGTTGCTAGTACTAAA GCTTACACTAGTCAATTCATATCGATAGTACTGTTTGGATTAATGATGTGTGAAGATAAAATTTCAATGCAAGAACGTCGTAAAGTAATCATCGAAGGATTGAAAAAACTACCGGATTTGATCAATACTGTTTTAAAGATGGACgatgaaattcattcattggCTCAAGAGCTTTATACCCAACGCAGTTTATTGGTAATGGGACGAGGGTATAACTATGCTACATGTCTGGAGGGAGCCCTA AAAATCAAGGAATTAACATACATGCATTCAGAAGGGATTCTTGCCGGAGAACTTAAACATGGACCTTTAGCTCTGATAGATAAAGCAATGCCAGTATTGATGATAGCTACACGAGACAATGTTTATAAG AAATGTGTCAATGCCATAGAACAGGTTCGGGCCAGAAAT GGTAAACCCATTATTATAGGTAACAATGAGGACAATGAAACTAAGGCATTGGCttataaatatttacaagTACCTCACACAGTTGACTGTTTACAGGGTATACTCACTGTTATACCGATGCAACTACTATCTTTCCATATTGCTGTACTACGTGGATATGAT GTTGATTGTCCTCGAAATTTGGCCAAATCAGTAACGGTTGAATAG